One genomic window of Caballeronia sp. SBC1 includes the following:
- a CDS encoding NmrA family NAD(P)-binding protein: MTSRKFFIAGAMGDTGGAATAALLAASEQVRTLVRREDARSERLRAQGVEVLVGDLSVIDDVARALQGMSSAYFVYPIEAGGIAASASFAQAAREAGIESIVNMSQISARREAKSHAARDHWISEQVFDWAGTPVTHLRPTFFAQWLTYPGQVASVKKDGVLRLPFGDGRHAPIAAEDQGRVIAAILRDPAPHAGKVYPLYGPVEMNHHEIAAEMSLALGSTVTYQPVDLDMFKKRLDTDAKFSDTFAQHLLSVAVDYQEGIFAGTDSFIEELTGTAPMTVQAFIRKHAALFA; encoded by the coding sequence ATGACTTCACGTAAATTTTTTATCGCAGGCGCGATGGGCGATACGGGCGGAGCAGCCACGGCGGCCCTTCTGGCTGCAAGCGAACAGGTACGAACTTTGGTGCGACGCGAGGATGCCCGTTCAGAACGACTGCGCGCGCAGGGCGTCGAGGTGCTGGTTGGCGACCTCTCGGTTATCGACGACGTCGCACGCGCGCTCCAAGGCATGTCATCGGCCTATTTCGTTTATCCGATCGAGGCTGGAGGGATAGCGGCCAGCGCTTCCTTCGCACAGGCGGCCCGCGAGGCCGGAATCGAATCCATTGTGAACATGTCGCAGATTTCGGCCCGCCGTGAAGCGAAAAGCCATGCTGCGCGAGATCATTGGATCTCGGAGCAGGTGTTCGACTGGGCTGGCACGCCGGTCACGCATCTTCGCCCTACGTTCTTCGCTCAATGGCTGACCTACCCGGGCCAGGTCGCGAGCGTCAAAAAGGACGGCGTATTGCGCCTTCCCTTTGGCGATGGGCGTCACGCGCCGATTGCAGCCGAGGATCAGGGTCGCGTGATTGCCGCCATCCTTCGCGATCCTGCACCGCACGCGGGCAAGGTCTATCCGCTGTACGGGCCGGTCGAGATGAATCACCATGAGATCGCGGCAGAAATGAGCCTGGCGTTGGGCAGTACTGTGACATATCAACCGGTCGATCTCGACATGTTCAAAAAGCGCCTGGACACCGATGCAAAATTTAGCGACACCTTCGCGCAGCATCTGCTGTCAGTTGCCGTCGATTACCAGGAAGGAATTTTCGCCGGAACCGATTCCTTCATTGAGGAATTGACCGGTACTGCGCCAATGACGGTCCAGGCATTTATCAGGAAACACGCGGCGCTGTTCGCCTGA